Part of the Arthrobacter gengyunqii genome is shown below.
AGGCGGGGCGCTGCCGCCGCCGCCCGTTCCGGTCCCCGAAACAGAGTTGCACCCGGAAGAGAAGCAGGCATCGGTCCTGCACCGCATCGTCACGGGCGACGCACTGGTTTCAGTGCTGGCAGTGGTGATGGCGCTGATCGTCGGCGGGCTGCTCATCGCGCTCACTGACGAGGACGTTGCCGAATCAGCGGGGTACTTCTTCTCCCGGCCCGGGGACCTGCTGGGTGCTGCCTGGTCGGCTGCCTCCGGCGCCTATGCCGCCCTGTTCCAGGGATCAATCTTCAACTTTAAAGCCGATTCCTTCTCCCGGATGATCTATCCGCTGACCCAGACCCTGACGGTTGCAACACCGCTGATCTGTGCCGGGCTCGGCGTGGCCCTGGCCTTCCGGGCCGGTCTGTTCAACATCGGTGCGCAGGGCCAGATCATCATTGGCGCCACTCTGGCCGCATGGGTTGGGTTCAGCTGGCACCTGCCGGTTGGCCTGCACCTGATAGTGGTCATCCTCGCCGGAGCAATCGGCGGCGCAGTCTGGGGCGGCATTGCCGGCCTGCTCAAGGCACGCACCGGCGCGCACGAGGTCATCGTGACCATCATGCTCAACTACATCGCGATCCAGCTGGTGCTCTTCCTGCTGACCACTCCGGGTTTCCAGCGCCCGGGATCCACCAACCCGATCAGCCCGCAGCTTGACGACACCGCCATGTTCCCGCCGCTGCTGGGCAGCGGCTTCCGCCTGCACTGGGGTTTCATCATGGCCATCGCAGCCACAGTCTTCATCTGGTGGCTGTTGAACCGCTCAACCGTTGGCTTTGAACTGCGCGCAGTGGGCGCCAACCCTGCGGCTGCGCGGAACGCCGGCATCAGCACCACCAAGGGCTATGTCATCGTGATGCTCATTGCCGGCGCACTGGCCGGTCTCGCCGGCGTCGCGCAGGTCTCCGGCACCGAGAAGGTGCTGACCTCCGGGGTGGCCGCGAGCTTCGGCTTCGATGCCATCACGGTGGCGCTGCTGGGCCGTTCTTCCCCGTGGGGAACGTTCGCTGCAGGCCTGCTGTTCGGCGCTTTCCGCGCCGGCGGTGTCACCATGCAGACCAGCACCGGCACCAACATTGACATTGTGCTGGTGGTCCAGTCGCTGATCGTCCTGTTCATTGCTGCACCGCCGCTGGTCCGTTCCATCTTCCGCATTCCGCCGCCCGGTGCCTTCAAGACGGCCGGCAAACGCAGCACCAAGAAAGCCAACGCAGCCGGAGGAGCAGCATGAGCACCGCAACCGCACCCGCTTCCACCGGCCGTCCGGCCGCATCCGAGGCCATCCGGAGCTGGAAGACACCCATCATTCTGGGCGTCCTGGCGATCCTCGGCTTCATCCTCTTCGGGCTGGCAGCGCCGTCTTCCGACGTCACCTTCCGCCTTACCGAGGACAACGCAGCCATCCAGCTGCCCAACCTCGTGGTCTCGGCGCCCGTCCTGGGCTGGATCGCCTCGGTGGTTCTGCTGGCCTCGGCTGCTTACGCAGCCGTTTTGGTCAGCCGGTACCAGCGCATTCCGGTCTGGCTCATTGCCGTGTTTGCGGTGTTCTTCATCGCAGCCTTCCTGACCTGGTCCATCGGCAGCGCCCGCAGCCCCAGCGTTGCCCTTTACGGCCTGCTGGCGGGGTCCTTCACCCTGGCCTTCCCGCTGATCTTCGGTTCACTCTCCGGGGTGCTCTGCGAACGCTCCGGCGTGGTGAACATTGCCATTGAGGGACAGCTGCTCTTCGGTGCATTTGCCGCCGCCGTTGCCGGATCGCTGTCCGGCAACGCGTTCGTGGGACTCTTCGCCGCAGCCGTTGCCGGTGTGCTGGTGTCCCTGGTGCTGGCCGTCTTCAGCATCAAGTACATCGTGAACCAGGTGATCGTCGGCGTCGTCCTGAACGTGCTGGTCTCCGGTCTCACGGGCTTCCTGTTCTCCACGGTCCTGGCTACGGATGCGGCCAAGTGGAATTCCCCGCCGCGCCTGCCGTCCATTCGGATCCCGCTGCTGGCGGATATCCCCATCATCGGCCCGATCCTGTTCAACCAGTCCGTGATCGGGTACCTGATGTACGTTGCCGTGGCAGCCATCTACTTTGGCCTGTTCCACACCAAATGGGGCCTGCGCACCCGGGCAGTGGGCGAGCACCCCAAGGCAGCTGACACCCTGGGCGTGAACGTGAACCGCACCCGGTTCCTGAACGTCCTGCTCGCCGGCTCGGTAGCCGGCGTCGGCGGCGCGTTCTTCACCCTGGTGGCTGTCTCCTCCTTCAACCGGGACATGACGTCCGGTCAGGGATACATCGCCCTGGCGGCGCTCATCCTGGGACGGTGGAATCCGATCGGGGCGCTGTTCGCAGCGCTGCTGTTCGGCTTCGCCTCCAACCTGCAGTCGGTGCTGAGCCTGCTCGGCACCCCGGTCCCGAACCAGTTCCTGGCCATGCTGCCGTACGTAGTGACCATCTTCGCCGTCGCCGGCGTGGTGGGGAAGTCGCGCGGCCCTGCCGCGAGCGGCATACCGTACATCAAGGGGTGACCAAAGGAAGGCGCCCTTTCCGGCAATTACTGCCGGAAAGGGCGCCTTCCCTTAACCCGCACAACCAAAGGCCGCCGGCCTGAACCGGCGAAACTGCTTCAAGTGAGGAAGCCATGACAGAAAACACCGAAACCCCCGCCCCTGTGGACTGGGCCGAACTCACGGAGACGGCCCGCGCGGCACTGGCCCACGCCTACGTTCCCTATTCGAAGTACCCGGTGGGAGCGGCCGCCATCACCGATGACGGCCGGATCATCTCCGGGTGCAACGTGGAAAACGCCTCCTACGGTCTCACCCTCTGCGCCGAATGCGCACTGGTCAGTTCCCTGCACATGACCGGGGGAGGACGCCTGGCAGCGTTTGTCTGCGTGGACGGCGCCGGAGAAATCCTCATGCCGTGCGGCCGATGCCGGCAGCTGCTGTACGAATTCCGGGCACCGGGCATGCAGCTGCTCACCGTCAGCGGCATCAAGACCATGGACCAGGTCCTGCCTGACGCCTTCGGCCCCCAACATCTGGAAGGATAACCACCATGAGTGCTGAGAAGTTTGACGCCGTGGACATTATTGGAATCAAGCGGGACCGGGGCGTGTTGTCACCGGAACAAATTGACTGGACCATCGATGCCTACACCCGCGGGGCCATCGCTGATGAACAGATGGCCGCACTGAACATGGCCATCCTGCTCAACGGGATGACCCGCTCCGAGATTTCCCGGTGGACAGCAGCCATGATTGCCTCCGGGGAGCGGATGGACTTTTCCTCCCTGGGCAAGCCGACCACCGACAAGCATTCCACCGGCGGCGTGGGGGACAAGATCACCCTGCCGCTGGCACCCCTGGTTGCCGTCTTCGGCGTCGCCGTTCCGCAGCTTTCCGGGCGCGGGCTGGGCCACACCGGCGGAACCCTGGACAAGCTCGAAGCCATTCCCGGCTGGCGTGCCGACCTGTCCAACGAGGACCTGATGAAGCAGCTGGCCGACGTCGGCGCCGTCATCTGCGCCGCCGGCGCGGGCCTGGTCCCGGCGGACAAGAAGCTCTACGCACTGCGCGACGTCACCGGAACGGTGGAAGCCATCCCGCTGATTGCCTCCTCCATCATGAGCAAGAAGATCGCCGAGGGAACCGGCTCGCTCATCCTGGACGTGAAGGTGGGCTCCGGAGCGTTCATGAAGGACGAGGAGAACGCCCGCGAGCTGGCCGAGACAATGGTGGCGCTGGGCAAGGACGCCGGCGTCAACACGGTGGCACTGCTGACAAACATGGCCACGCCGCTGGGCCTCACCGCCGGAAACGCCATTGAGGTGCAGGAATCCGTGGACGTCCTGGCCGGCGGCGGCCCGGAAGACGTCGTGGAACTGACCGTGCGGCTGGCGGAGGAAATGCTGGCCGCCGCCGGCCTGCCCGACGCCGATCCGGCAGCCGCCCTGAAGGACGGCCGTGCCATGGACGTGTGGAAGCGCATGATTTCCGCTCAGGGCGGCGACCCCGACGCCGCACTGCCGCAGGCACGTGAATCCGAGACCATCTATGCACCCGCTGACGGTGTGCTGCTGGAACTGGATGCCCTGTCCGTGGGTGTCGCCGCATGGCGGCTCGGAGCAGGACGGGCGCGGAAGGAAGACGCGGTCCAGGCAGGCGCCGGTGTCCGGATGCATGCCAAGCCGGGCGCCCAGGTCCGGGCCGGCCAGCCGCTCATGACCCTGCTGACGGATACGCCGGAGAAATTCGAGCGTGCCAAGGAAGCCTTGGAAAACGCCGTCGTCATCGGTCCCGAAGGGTCCCGTCCCGCGCAGAAGCTGATCATCGACCGCATCAGCTGACTGTCCCGGATACTTAACCGCCCGCCACCCCGCCGCCGGCGGGTTGGCGGGCACCAATGCGTTGGTGGCATCGTTGTAGGTACCAGAGACCGATTCCGAGGAGAGACGCCTGCACGTGCTGAGCGCCGCAATGGACAGTATTAACAACTTCATCCTGACGTCCGCCGACGCTTGGTGGGTCTACTTGGTGCTGTTTACCTTCTGCCTGATTGACGGATTCTTTCCGCCCGTGCCGAGCGAATCCATCGTGGTGGGACTGGCCGCGCTGGTGGCCACCGGCGCCGGCCCCAACCCTTGGCTGCTGATGGCGGCAGCCGCTGGCGGCGCTTTCCTGGGCGACAATCTCGCCTATCTGATGGGGCGGGGAATCGGTATTGAACGCTTCCGCTGGATGCGGGGACCACGGATGCAGCGCGGATTCGTCTGGGCCCGCAGGGAGCTGGACAAGCGTGCTGTCTCCCTCATTCTGGTGGCCCGTTTCATTCCCATCGGCCGTGTGGTCGTTAACCTCACCGCCGGAGCGACCGGTTTCCCGCGGCGGCTCTTTGTGGGCCTGACCGCGATGTCGGCGGTGCTGTGGGCGGCTTACAGTGTTGCCGTTGGAGCAGTGGCCGGCACCTGGTTCAAGGACAATCACCTGCTGGGTGTTGTGGTTGCCATTGCGGTTGCCATGGTGCTGGGCCTGATCATCGACCGGGTCATCACCAAGCTCCGCGGCCCCACACCGCTGCAGACCAACCGGGACGCGGCTCGTTTGCGTGTCCAAGCGGCTCGGGCAGCCCAGTCATCAACCGCATCCCAGTCTTCAACCACCCGCCGGACCGATGGCGGCACCGAGGGTGCCCGGCATGCCGATGACACCAAGCAGGACACTGAAAACCGGGCCGAAACACCCTGAACGCGGCCCGCCCCGAACAGTGCCGCAGCTCACGTAGAGTTGGAACCGTGACTGAGCCTATTCTTCTTCCTGCCTCTGACCAGACCCTCGACATCCGCAACCTGCCCAAGGTTTCACTGCACGACCATCTTGACGGCGGGCTGCGTCCCGCAACGATCATCGAGCTGGCCGCACAGGCCGGACACGATTTGCCCTCCACAGATCCGGTGGAGCTGGGGGAGTGGTTCCGCGAGTCCGCGGATTCGGGCTCCCTGGTCCGGTATCTGGAAACGTTTGACCACACGATTGCCGTAATGCAGACCCGTGAGGGCCTGGCGCGGGTGGCCCGTGAATTCGTTGAGGACCTCGCCGACGACGGCGTGGTCTACGCCGAAATCCGCTGGGCACCGGAGCAGCACCTCAAGGGCGGACTGAGCCTGGACGAGGCCGTGGAAGCGGTCCAGGACGGCCTGGACGCTGGAGTGGATGTCGTGGAAGCGCAGGGGCGCCTGATCCAGGTGGGCCAGCTCCTCACCGCCATGCGCCATGGCGACCGCGGCATGGAAATTGCAGAACTGGCCGTCCGGCACCGCCACAACGGAACCGTGGGCTTTGATATTGCCGGCGCAGAGGACGGCTTCCCGTCCTCCCGCTTCGCGGACGCTTTCACCTATCTGGCGGAGAACCAGTTCCCCGTTACTGTGCATGCCGGCGAGGCTGCCGGGGTGGACAGCATCAAGGATGCCCTGGTGCACGGGCGCGCACTGCGCCTGGGACACGGCGTGCGGATCGCCGAGGACATCGAGGTGGACTTCGACGACGATGCCGACGACGCCGGCAGCGCTTCAGAAGGCCTTGGAGATGACACCGCGGTGGGCATGGTGACCATTGGACAGGTGGCCGGCTGGGTCCGGGACCGCGGGATTCCGCTGGAAATCTGCCCCTCCTCGAACCTGCAGACCGGTGCCATCACCTCCTTCGGCGCGGATATCGAATCCCACCCGATCGACCTGCTGTACCAGACGGGTTTCCAGGTCACGGTGAACACCGACAACCGCCTGATGAGCGGTGTCACGCTGACCGGCGAATTCGAGCTGCTGGCCGAAGCCTTCGACTATGACCTGGATGACATTCTGGAACTCACCATGAACGCCGTGGACGCCGCGTTCCTTCCGCTGGAAGAACGCGACGCGCTGGCTGCCTATGTGACGGAAGGCTTCAACCAGGCCCGTGGCTGATTCAGCGCCCAACAGCGACAGCGATGACCTGGGCCGGCGGTTCACCCGCCTGGCCAGAATCATCGCCGTCCTGCGTGAACGCTGCCCGTGGACGGCCGCGCTGACGCACGAGTCCCTGCTGGAGTACCTCGTCGAGGAAGCCTACGAGGTTGTCGAGGCGGTGGAAGCAGGTCACACCGGTCCGCAGGATGCCGATGAGCTCTCCGGAGAGCTGGGCGACGTCCTGTTCCAGGTTCTGCTGCACGCCCGCCTGCAGGAAGAATCCGGTCATTTTGGCATCGGGGACGTGGTGGATGCCCTGACCGCCAAGATGATCCGCCGCAATCCCCATGTCTTTGCCCCGGACGGCTCCGTCAGAACGGAAACCACTGACGATCCCGAGGAAATTGAACGCGCCTGGGATGAGGTCAAGAAGAGGGAAAAACCCGGTCGGACCTCGCCGTTCGACGGTATCCCGGCAGGACTGCCGGCGCTTTTGCTGGCGGCTAAAACCCTGGACCGGGCCCGGCGCGCCGGGCGAGAGGTTCCGCCGGCCGCACCGGACCCAGCTCCGGAGCGTATGTGGCGGGGTTCCGACGAGCTGGGAGACCACCTGTTCGACGTCGTGCGCCAGGCGCAGGCGCAGGGTCTGGACGCGGAAGCCGCGCTGCGTGCCGCAGTGCGCCGCTTTACGGCCGGGCAATAGGGTGTTCAGCGTTTCAGTGCAACCGGGTATAAGTCGGATTGGCGCCCAAGGGCCTTACTAAGGCGCCGGTTTCAACTAGGCTGGAAGCAGACAGCGTGGCCCGTTTCATAGGCCGGGCTCAAGTTACCCCTAGCGTTCCAACGAACAGGAGCATTCCCATGGCAATCATTGATGCCATTCACGCCCGCGAAATCCTGGATTCCCGCGGAAACCCCACCGTTGAGGTAGAGGTTCTGCTCGATGATGACACGTTCGGCCGCGCGGCGGTCCCCTCCGGCGCTTCCACCGGTGCCTTC
Proteins encoded:
- a CDS encoding ABC transporter permease — its product is MRLLTAAETAGGALPPPPVPVPETELHPEEKQASVLHRIVTGDALVSVLAVVMALIVGGLLIALTDEDVAESAGYFFSRPGDLLGAAWSAASGAYAALFQGSIFNFKADSFSRMIYPLTQTLTVATPLICAGLGVALAFRAGLFNIGAQGQIIIGATLAAWVGFSWHLPVGLHLIVVILAGAIGGAVWGGIAGLLKARTGAHEVIVTIMLNYIAIQLVLFLLTTPGFQRPGSTNPISPQLDDTAMFPPLLGSGFRLHWGFIMAIAATVFIWWLLNRSTVGFELRAVGANPAAARNAGISTTKGYVIVMLIAGALAGLAGVAQVSGTEKVLTSGVAASFGFDAITVALLGRSSPWGTFAAGLLFGAFRAGGVTMQTSTGTNIDIVLVVQSLIVLFIAAPPLVRSIFRIPPPGAFKTAGKRSTKKANAAGGAA
- a CDS encoding ABC transporter permease: MSTATAPASTGRPAASEAIRSWKTPIILGVLAILGFILFGLAAPSSDVTFRLTEDNAAIQLPNLVVSAPVLGWIASVVLLASAAYAAVLVSRYQRIPVWLIAVFAVFFIAAFLTWSIGSARSPSVALYGLLAGSFTLAFPLIFGSLSGVLCERSGVVNIAIEGQLLFGAFAAAVAGSLSGNAFVGLFAAAVAGVLVSLVLAVFSIKYIVNQVIVGVVLNVLVSGLTGFLFSTVLATDAAKWNSPPRLPSIRIPLLADIPIIGPILFNQSVIGYLMYVAVAAIYFGLFHTKWGLRTRAVGEHPKAADTLGVNVNRTRFLNVLLAGSVAGVGGAFFTLVAVSSFNRDMTSGQGYIALAALILGRWNPIGALFAALLFGFASNLQSVLSLLGTPVPNQFLAMLPYVVTIFAVAGVVGKSRGPAASGIPYIKG
- a CDS encoding cytidine deaminase produces the protein MTENTETPAPVDWAELTETARAALAHAYVPYSKYPVGAAAITDDGRIISGCNVENASYGLTLCAECALVSSLHMTGGGRLAAFVCVDGAGEILMPCGRCRQLLYEFRAPGMQLLTVSGIKTMDQVLPDAFGPQHLEG
- a CDS encoding thymidine phosphorylase is translated as MSAEKFDAVDIIGIKRDRGVLSPEQIDWTIDAYTRGAIADEQMAALNMAILLNGMTRSEISRWTAAMIASGERMDFSSLGKPTTDKHSTGGVGDKITLPLAPLVAVFGVAVPQLSGRGLGHTGGTLDKLEAIPGWRADLSNEDLMKQLADVGAVICAAGAGLVPADKKLYALRDVTGTVEAIPLIASSIMSKKIAEGTGSLILDVKVGSGAFMKDEENARELAETMVALGKDAGVNTVALLTNMATPLGLTAGNAIEVQESVDVLAGGGPEDVVELTVRLAEEMLAAAGLPDADPAAALKDGRAMDVWKRMISAQGGDPDAALPQARESETIYAPADGVLLELDALSVGVAAWRLGAGRARKEDAVQAGAGVRMHAKPGAQVRAGQPLMTLLTDTPEKFERAKEALENAVVIGPEGSRPAQKLIIDRIS
- a CDS encoding adenosine deaminase — encoded protein: MTEPILLPASDQTLDIRNLPKVSLHDHLDGGLRPATIIELAAQAGHDLPSTDPVELGEWFRESADSGSLVRYLETFDHTIAVMQTREGLARVAREFVEDLADDGVVYAEIRWAPEQHLKGGLSLDEAVEAVQDGLDAGVDVVEAQGRLIQVGQLLTAMRHGDRGMEIAELAVRHRHNGTVGFDIAGAEDGFPSSRFADAFTYLAENQFPVTVHAGEAAGVDSIKDALVHGRALRLGHGVRIAEDIEVDFDDDADDAGSASEGLGDDTAVGMVTIGQVAGWVRDRGIPLEICPSSNLQTGAITSFGADIESHPIDLLYQTGFQVTVNTDNRLMSGVTLTGEFELLAEAFDYDLDDILELTMNAVDAAFLPLEERDALAAYVTEGFNQARG
- a CDS encoding MazG nucleotide pyrophosphohydrolase domain-containing protein — encoded protein: MADSAPNSDSDDLGRRFTRLARIIAVLRERCPWTAALTHESLLEYLVEEAYEVVEAVEAGHTGPQDADELSGELGDVLFQVLLHARLQEESGHFGIGDVVDALTAKMIRRNPHVFAPDGSVRTETTDDPEEIERAWDEVKKREKPGRTSPFDGIPAGLPALLLAAKTLDRARRAGREVPPAAPDPAPERMWRGSDELGDHLFDVVRQAQAQGLDAEAALRAAVRRFTAGQ